From Salvia splendens isolate huo1 chromosome 3, SspV2, whole genome shotgun sequence, a single genomic window includes:
- the LOC121797336 gene encoding thioredoxin H9-like → MGNCFTKAHNDMDESDHKVDFTGGNVHLITTKETWEQKLDEAKRDGKLVVANFSAVWCGPCRVIAPFYVELSKKHPSVMCLTVDVDELTEFSTSWDIKATPTFFFLKDGQQIDKLVGANKPELEKKLIAVLDSVAPPCQT, encoded by the exons ATGGGGAATTGCTTTACTAAG GCGCATAATGATATGGATGAGTCTGATCACAAAGTTGATTTTACTGGTGGAAATGTGCATCTCATCACAACCAAGGAAACTTGGGAACAAAAGCTTGATGAAGCAAAGAGAGATGGAAAGCTT GTAGTAGCCAATTTTAGTGCTGTATGGTGTGGCCCTTGTAGAGTAATTGCACCTTTCTATGTTGAGCTGTCTAAGAAACACCCCTCGGTTATGTGCCTCACAGTCGATGTAGATGAACTTACG GAATTTAGCACATCATGGGATATAAAGGCAACTCCGACCTTCTTCTTCCTTAAAGACGGTCAACAAATCGACAAACTTGTGGGCGCAAATAAGCCAGAACTAGAGAAGAAGTTGATTGCCGTACTAGATTCAGTCGCCCCACCATGTCAAACATAG